One segment of Synchiropus splendidus isolate RoL2022-P1 chromosome 4, RoL_Sspl_1.0, whole genome shotgun sequence DNA contains the following:
- the otud6b gene encoding deubiquitinase OTUD6B yields MDGETPEELLLKQHRKEKKDLQARIQSMKNAVPKNDKKRRKQLTEEIAKLEGDLNQKHEQELKQLQSSTDTQEVLNGVETLNIENTEPEDVKQPRVTKAQKRRDKKAAQEKERESRIAEAEVQNLQGARHQEGLKLAQKLSQLQLQIKEIPSDGHCMYRAIEDQLGQRSQSHMRVAELRCHTATHMRSHVDDFLPFLTNSSTGDMFSTDEFEKYCNDVEFTAAWGGQLELRALTHVLQSPIEVIQADSANIRIGEEYDNEPVVLVYMHHAFGLGEHYNSVEPLKESAQEES; encoded by the exons ATGGATGGAGAGACGCCAGAGGAGCTTTTACTGAAGCAGCAccgtaaagaaaaaaaggacctTCAAG CCAGAATCCAGAGCATGAAAAACGCTGTCCCTAAGAATGACAAGAAAAGACGAAAGCAGTTGACAGAGGAGATTGCCAAGCTTGAGGGTGACCTGAATCAGAAACATGAGCaggagctgaagcagctgcagtcgagcacagacacacag gaGGTGCTAAATGGAGTCGAAACACTAAATATTGAGAACACGGAACCGGAGGATGTGAAGCAGCCTCGTGTTACCAAGGCTCAGAAGAGAAGA gacAAGAAGGCTGCtcaggagaaggagagagaaagcAGAATAGCGGAGGCCGAGGTGCAGAACCTTCAGGGGGCGAGGCACCAGGAAGGTCTGAAGTTGGCCCAAAAGCTCTCTCAACTACAGCTCCAGATTAAAGAAATCCCATCAGATGGCCATTGTATGTACAGAGCCATTGAAGATCAGCTCGGGCAGCGCTCTCAG TCACACATGCGAGTGGCAGAGCTGCGGtgtcacacagccacacacatgaGGAGCCATGTTGATGATTTCTTGCCATTTCTAACCAATTCGAGCACTGGTGACATGTTCTCTACAG ATGAATTTGAGAAATACTGCAATGATGTGGAGTTTACTGCTGCTTGGGGCGGACAGTTGGAG CTGCGGGCTTTGACGCATGTTCTTCAGTCACCGATCGAGGTGATTCAGGCTGATTCTGCAAATATCAGAATAGGAGAAGAATACGACAACGAACCCGTCGTCCTTGT TTACATGCATCATGCCTTTGGACTCGGAGAACACTACAACTCTGTGGAGCCACTGAAGGAATCCGCCCAAGAGGAAAGCTGA
- the LOC128757158 gene encoding ras-related protein Rab-5A-like → MANRTGASRPSGPNAGNKTCQFKLVLLGESAVGKSSLVLRFVKGQFHEFQESTIGAAFLTQTLSVDDATVKFEIWDTAGQERYHSLAPMYYRGAQAAIVVYDITNEESFARAKNWVKELQRQASPNIIIALSGNKADLANKRAVDAQDAQSYADDNSLLFMETSAKTSMNVNDLFMAIAEKLPKNDPQSGGVNSGRNRGVDLTEAAQPAKAPCCNI, encoded by the exons ATGGCCAATCGGACAGGAGCTTCTAGACCCAGTGGACCCAATGCAGGGAACAAGACCTGTCAGTTTAAGCTGGTGTTGCTGGGAGAGTCTGCTGTCGGGAAGTCCAGCTTAGTTCTTCGCTTTGTTAAGGGACAGTTTCATGAATTCCAGGAGAGCACAATCGGAG CCGCCTTCCTCACGCAGACACTATCAGTCGATGACGCCACGGTAAAGTTTGAAATCTGGGACACCGCCGGTCAAGAACGCTACCACAGCTTGGCGCCCATGTACTACAGAGGAGCGCAAGCAGCCATCGTTGTCTACGACATCACGAACGAG GAGTCATTTGCACGGGCGAAGAACTGGGTGAAAGAGCTTCAAAGACAAGCAAGCCCTAATATAATCATTGCTCTATCTGGGAACAAAGCTGATCTTGCCAACAAAAGAGCTGTGGACGCACAG gATGCCCAGTCTTACGCAGATGACAACAGCTTGCTGTTCATGGAAACATCAGCCAAGACATCTATGAACGTCAACGATCTCTTTATGGCAATCG cGGAGAAACTGCCCAAGAATGATCCACAATCCGGAGGAGTGAACAGTGGCAGGAACCGAGGAGTTGACTTGACAGAAGCAGCCCAGCCGGCAAAAGCCCCATGCTGTAATATCTAG